A region from the bacterium genome encodes:
- the rplA gene encoding 50S ribosomal protein L1 translates to MITHSKRFRELKSKVQPQMYEIPEAVKLVKELAKTKFDESVDISIKLGIDHQKEHVRGTAILPYGTGKTKRVLVFAEGAKIKEAESAGADFVGSDELLKRIEDGWFDFDSVVATPNLMPKISKLGKVLGPKGLMPNPKTGTVTEDVAKAVKEIKLGKVEFKLDKGGCIHCTVGKISFEEEKLNENVTHLLKAIFGAKPVGSKGTYFKSVYISSTMGPGVKLNITSLKF, encoded by the coding sequence ATGATAACACATTCAAAAAGATTTAGAGAACTTAAGTCAAAAGTACAACCTCAGATGTATGAAATACCTGAGGCAGTTAAACTTGTAAAAGAGCTTGCAAAAACTAAATTTGATGAGAGTGTAGATATTTCCATCAAATTAGGGATAGATCACCAAAAAGAACACGTAAGGGGAACGGCTATTTTACCTTATGGAACAGGCAAAACTAAACGAGTCCTTGTTTTTGCAGAAGGGGCAAAAATAAAAGAAGCTGAGTCTGCAGGTGCTGATTTTGTGGGGAGCGATGAACTGTTAAAACGTATAGAAGACGGCTGGTTTGATTTTGATTCTGTTGTGGCAACTCCCAATTTAATGCCAAAAATTAGTAAACTTGGTAAAGTACTTGGTCCAAAGGGTTTGATGCCAAACCCTAAAACTGGAACTGTAACAGAAGATGTGGCAAAAGCAGTAAAAGAAATAAAACTCGGCAAAGTTGAATTTAAACTTGATAAAGGTGGGTGTATTCATTGTACTGTAGGTAAAATATCGTTCGAGGAAGAAAAACTAAACGAAAATGTTACTCATCTTTTAAAAGCAATTTTTGGGGCGAAACCCGTGGGAAGTAAAGGAACTTATTTCAAATCTGTATATATTTCTTCCACAATGGGACCAGGCGTAAAATTGAACATCACAAGCTTAAAATTCTAA
- the rplK gene encoding 50S ribosomal protein L11, with the protein MAKKEIVAKAKLQLAGGKATPAPPVGTALGPHGINLPKFCSEFNNQTKGQEEYIIPVIITIYSDRSFEFILKTPPAAMLLKRAAGLAKGSGVPNKNKVGKVTRAQVEEIAKKKMVDLNVYKIEEALKIIEGTARSMGIEVTE; encoded by the coding sequence ATGGCAAAAAAAGAAATAGTAGCTAAAGCAAAATTGCAGCTTGCAGGTGGTAAGGCTACACCTGCACCACCAGTGGGGACTGCGCTTGGTCCACATGGAATTAATTTACCTAAGTTTTGTAGCGAATTTAATAACCAGACTAAGGGACAAGAGGAATATATTATTCCTGTAATTATAACAATATATAGTGATAGAAGTTTTGAATTCATACTAAAGACTCCACCTGCAGCTATGTTATTAAAGAGAGCTGCAGGCTTAGCAAAAGGGTCAGGTGTGCCGAATAAAAATAAAGTGGGGAAAGTAACGCGAGCTCAGGTTGAGGAAATTGCAAAAAAGAAAATGGTAGACCTGAATGTTTATAAAATCGAAGAAGCTTTAAAAATAATTGAAGGCACAGCTAGAAGTATGGGGATAGAGGTAACAGAATGA
- the nusG gene encoding transcription termination/antitermination protein NusG codes for MKQWFIIHVYSGQEQKVMDVIRNRFTTSAPNEEIEIIMPTKKVSKLTKKGTITMEKKLYPGYLVLQVEPKEELIKLISETPGVRSFGGKGKQPQIISEEEVSRMFGYIKPEPGKNVEVPFIKGETVKISTGPFIDFTGVVEEIYPERERLKLMVNILGRQTPVEISFFEVEVM; via the coding sequence ATGAAACAATGGTTTATAATACATGTGTATTCGGGGCAAGAACAAAAAGTAATGGACGTTATTCGTAATAGATTTACAACTTCGGCACCAAATGAAGAAATAGAAATAATTATGCCGACAAAAAAAGTGTCTAAATTGACAAAAAAAGGAACCATAACTATGGAAAAGAAACTTTATCCTGGTTACCTGGTTTTACAAGTAGAACCGAAAGAAGAATTGATTAAACTAATTTCTGAGACTCCGGGGGTAAGAAGCTTTGGAGGAAAAGGAAAACAACCACAGATAATATCAGAAGAAGAAGTGTCACGTATGTTTGGATATATCAAACCAGAACCAGGTAAAAATGTAGAGGTTCCTTTTATAAAAGGTGAAACAGTAAAAATTTCTACAGGGCCATTTATTGACTTTACTGGAGTAGTAGAAGAAATATATCCCGAAAGAGAAAGACTAAAACTTATGGTCAATATTTTGGGCAGACAAACTCCTGTGGAAATATCATTTTTTGAAGTAGAGGTAATGTAA
- the secE gene encoding preprotein translocase subunit SecE — protein MGKIKILFNEVRVELSRASWPKKEELWGSTWIVIAVSMLLAIIIGAMDILFSYMIGKVLR, from the coding sequence ATGGGAAAGATTAAAATACTGTTTAATGAAGTAAGAGTTGAGCTTTCAAGGGCATCTTGGCCTAAAAAAGAAGAACTATGGGGATCAACATGGATAGTTATCGCGGTGAGTATGTTGCTTGCAATAATCATAGGGGCAATGGATATTTTATTTTCGTATATGATAGGTAAGGTTTTAAGATGA
- a CDS encoding GNAT family N-acetyltransferase codes for MKIKIFDSKNLDINKWNELLNKSHNSSVFNTLEWAKLCETSFPNTKAVFLATENNDEFSAGLPIIEIKKLGFTNYYSMPYGHYGGVIINTKSADSKIQKLELIAKLNKLIKKNWGILGLSDFYGELEECQLESSGYKKLKYKTQLLTLTGNEKTIWDQFANSTKLKIKQSKNYEVNVKFVNNEAEIQDCYKMFEDTSRKHGEDKLQFTMEFYHNVFYTMKKLLRWTIARKDNKNIATTMYFIFKDTIIWLAGASYTADLKYRPNNALVWDAIKWGCNNGYKYFNFGGSPVSAEGLKKFKESWGAKEESHWFYYKKSSRFMMFDALRNILNNPFHKYS; via the coding sequence ATGAAAATAAAAATATTCGACAGTAAAAATTTGGATATTAACAAATGGAATGAGTTGTTGAACAAATCCCATAATAGTTCAGTTTTTAATACACTTGAATGGGCAAAATTGTGCGAAACAAGTTTTCCTAACACAAAGGCTGTATTTTTAGCAACAGAAAATAATGATGAGTTTTCAGCAGGATTGCCGATAATAGAAATAAAAAAATTGGGATTTACAAACTATTATTCTATGCCTTATGGGCATTATGGAGGAGTAATAATTAACACTAAAAGTGCAGACTCTAAAATCCAAAAATTAGAACTTATTGCTAAGCTCAATAAACTAATTAAAAAAAACTGGGGTATTCTAGGATTATCGGATTTTTATGGTGAACTTGAAGAATGCCAATTAGAAAGCTCAGGATATAAAAAGTTAAAATATAAAACTCAATTATTAACCCTTACGGGTAACGAAAAAACTATATGGGATCAGTTTGCAAATTCTACAAAATTGAAAATAAAACAATCTAAAAATTATGAAGTAAACGTTAAGTTTGTAAATAATGAAGCAGAAATACAAGATTGTTATAAAATGTTTGAAGACACTTCTCGTAAACATGGAGAGGATAAGCTTCAATTTACTATGGAATTTTATCATAATGTCTTTTATACTATGAAAAAGCTTCTAAGATGGACTATTGCTCGAAAAGACAATAAAAACATTGCAACTACAATGTATTTTATTTTTAAAGATACTATAATTTGGTTGGCAGGTGCAAGTTATACTGCAGATTTAAAATATAGACCCAATAATGCTCTTGTGTGGGATGCTATAAAATGGGGCTGCAATAATGGATACAAATATTTCAATTTTGGTGGTTCTCCCGTATCGGCAGAAGGTCTCAAAAAATTTAAAGAAAGCTGGGGGGCAAAGGAAGAAAGTCATTGGTTTTATTATAAAAAATCTTCCAGATTTATGATGTTTGACGCTTTACGTAATATTTTAAATAATCCTTTTCATAAATATTCTTGA
- a CDS encoding peptidoglycan DD-metalloendopeptidase family protein encodes MRFGIILFFLPFYLFAWPKDNSKEIQKKLTTAEKEHSALKEQARSILKELQRINKEIANSRKKILYLQYEEQKIKNEIDALDIATGETQTQLLQRETLLKSKLELLYEEKIITPDITNSPNSELDNFYTSEILKKEKTTTNALSNQVDTLSSKSTLAKEKFAQLSETMDQLEKEYSKVLQNRNNKASILNTVKTKESEKAKLIEELKSARANLDKLISDKSQKQTTEKLTDILWPVKGRIISKFGTTIDPKIGTQLINKGIDISAPYGTDVIASSNGKVIHEGTFLGYGKIILIDHGNGFSSLYAYLSETLVTKNDKVSKGEIIGRVGSSGLIDEPTLHFEIRKAGVAIDPLTTLP; translated from the coding sequence ATGCGATTCGGAATTATTTTATTTTTTCTCCCTTTTTATTTATTCGCCTGGCCAAAAGACAATTCAAAGGAGATTCAAAAAAAACTTACTACTGCGGAAAAAGAGCACTCTGCGCTTAAGGAACAGGCTAGAAGTATTTTGAAAGAGCTTCAGCGAATAAACAAAGAAATCGCAAATTCAAGAAAAAAGATACTCTACCTTCAATACGAAGAACAAAAAATAAAAAACGAAATAGACGCATTAGACATTGCCACGGGGGAAACTCAGACTCAACTCCTTCAGAGAGAAACTCTCTTAAAAAGCAAACTGGAGCTATTATACGAAGAAAAAATTATTACTCCTGACATTACAAATTCGCCCAATTCCGAGCTTGATAATTTTTACACCTCCGAGATACTTAAAAAAGAAAAAACCACAACTAATGCTCTCTCAAACCAGGTGGACACGCTTTCTTCGAAAAGCACTCTGGCAAAAGAAAAATTCGCACAATTATCCGAAACAATGGACCAGCTTGAAAAGGAATACTCAAAAGTTTTGCAAAACCGCAACAACAAAGCTTCCATATTAAACACGGTAAAGACGAAGGAATCCGAAAAAGCAAAGCTCATAGAAGAATTAAAAAGCGCCCGCGCCAACTTAGACAAGCTGATTTCCGATAAATCCCAAAAACAAACTACCGAAAAACTAACAGACATTCTCTGGCCCGTCAAAGGTCGCATAATCTCCAAATTCGGAACAACTATCGACCCCAAGATCGGCACTCAACTTATCAATAAAGGAATAGACATTTCCGCCCCATACGGAACCGATGTAATCGCAAGCAGCAACGGCAAAGTCATACACGAAGGCACGTTTCTCGGGTACGGCAAAATAATTCTCATTGACCACGGAAACGGATTCAGCTCTTTATATGCGTACTTATCCGAAACGCTCGTAACGAAAAACGACAAAGTTTCAAAAGGTGAAATAATAGGCAGAGTCGGCTCTAGCGGATTAATAGACGAACCAACTTTACACTTCGAAATCCGCAAAGCAGGCGTAGCCATTGACCCGTTAACCACACTACCATGA
- the holB gene encoding DNA polymerase III subunit delta', producing the protein MSFKNITGQEVAKKLLLNTLKNGHVAPNYLFHGPEGVGKKSTAIEFVKALNCRQFTELSDNCDKCKNCESIFLNNNPDFDIIEPPKEGRKEQIKTIKIEQIRNIQSKYSFRPVWLKYRIAIINKAELLEEEAANAFLKILEEPPEFTLFILITSNINAILPTIKSRCQSIRFRKLNTAEMKNILDKNISDDILELANGSISRAVKLLEPDYAEFRNKINKFFSALTEDRISSLAELEKMELQEIIIYGQHLYKKELSKRCADPASIKNQKSFIRFLDAINTCEKAFIALKQNVNKKVILFWLAKQLPSLQNINR; encoded by the coding sequence ATGAGCTTTAAAAACATTACAGGACAGGAAGTAGCAAAGAAGTTGCTTCTAAACACCCTTAAAAACGGACACGTCGCGCCTAATTACCTTTTTCACGGTCCCGAAGGCGTCGGCAAAAAATCGACCGCCATAGAATTCGTCAAAGCGCTAAATTGCCGACAATTTACCGAACTTTCCGACAATTGCGATAAATGCAAAAACTGCGAATCCATATTCTTAAACAACAATCCCGACTTTGACATCATCGAACCCCCAAAAGAAGGCAGAAAAGAGCAAATCAAAACCATAAAAATCGAGCAAATCCGCAACATCCAGTCCAAATACTCTTTCCGCCCCGTATGGCTGAAATACAGGATCGCCATCATAAACAAAGCAGAATTACTGGAAGAAGAAGCTGCAAACGCTTTTCTCAAAATCCTCGAAGAACCCCCAGAATTCACCCTTTTCATACTCATCACTTCCAATATTAACGCCATTCTCCCCACCATCAAATCGAGATGCCAGTCCATCAGATTCCGAAAATTAAATACCGCAGAAATGAAAAATATATTGGACAAAAACATTTCTGATGATATTCTTGAACTTGCCAACGGGAGTATATCTCGTGCCGTCAAGCTATTGGAGCCTGATTACGCCGAGTTCAGGAATAAAATAAATAAATTCTTTTCGGCTTTAACGGAAGACAGAATAAGCTCCTTGGCGGAATTGGAAAAAATGGAACTGCAGGAAATAATAATTTACGGTCAGCATCTGTATAAAAAAGAATTGTCCAAAAGATGCGCCGATCCAGCTTCTATAAAAAACCAAAAATCCTTTATCCGCTTTCTCGATGCAATTAATACTTGCGAAAAAGCGTTTATCGCCTTAAAACAAAACGTGAATAAAAAAGTTATTCTTTTCTGGCTCGCAAAACAATTGCCAAGCTTACAAAATATCAACCGATAA
- the ricT gene encoding regulatory iron-sulfur-containing complex subunit RicT yields the protein MIYKLKIGEIEAVFATAPQNLSFDKDELVVVNARSGDEIGTILEIREKTDKKISAKIIRKLTPEDLDTYNKLLEENTKTNDLCKSKAIEFNLPIKVIETRIQFDNHTLHIYYVSEQKVNLKTFLKEVSNAYKGKIEVHPIGSRESVRQYNPYGICGRQVCCSKFLAEFTPIGTDLIELQNLSCGNTKLTGVCGRLICCLAYEKEYYKKEAIQKAQAEKKEQADKEEAEKQGIAPKETKETPVKKEGHR from the coding sequence ATGATTTATAAACTTAAAATAGGTGAAATAGAAGCGGTTTTCGCCACCGCTCCGCAAAACCTCTCGTTCGACAAAGACGAACTCGTAGTCGTTAACGCTCGCAGCGGCGATGAAATCGGCACCATACTCGAAATCCGCGAAAAAACCGATAAAAAAATCTCCGCCAAAATAATCCGCAAACTCACTCCCGAAGACCTTGATACTTACAATAAACTCCTCGAAGAAAATACGAAAACTAACGACCTTTGCAAAAGCAAAGCCATTGAATTCAACCTCCCTATCAAAGTCATCGAAACACGCATCCAGTTTGATAATCACACCCTCCACATATACTACGTTTCCGAACAAAAAGTCAACCTCAAAACGTTCTTGAAAGAAGTTTCCAACGCCTATAAAGGAAAAATAGAAGTTCATCCAATCGGCTCGCGCGAAAGCGTCCGCCAGTATAACCCCTACGGTATATGCGGTAGACAGGTCTGCTGCAGCAAATTTCTCGCCGAGTTCACCCCAATCGGTACCGATTTAATCGAACTCCAGAACCTCAGCTGCGGTAACACAAAACTCACCGGCGTCTGCGGAAGACTCATCTGCTGTCTCGCTTACGAAAAAGAATATTATAAAAAAGAAGCAATTCAAAAAGCGCAAGCCGAAAAAAAGGAGCAGGCCGATAAAGAAGAAGCCGAAAAACAAGGCATCGCGCCCAAAGAAACCAAAGAAACACCCGTCAAAAAAGAAGGTCACAGATGA